The proteins below come from a single Alnus glutinosa chromosome 9, dhAlnGlut1.1, whole genome shotgun sequence genomic window:
- the LOC133877487 gene encoding rhodanese-like/PpiC domain-containing protein 12, chloroplastic yields MLRGSHLPPRAIPALCALRLSRIPYIRLSSPPNLRKLSTFAAPFQTCIPQTFAPSSPHRPFLSLKRVVPLMGLPCPKATASSSAGSDSGGSREILVQHLLVKEDDLKLLLDLQQRISGGEDLSDLAAEHSICPSKGEGGMLGWVKKGQMVPEFEEAAFNAPLDKVVRCKTKFGWHLLQVVSEREESLLLDIQPDELHAKMQDPNFSEEAQLVDVREPEEVDQASVPGFQVLPLRQFGSWGPEITTKLDPQKDTYVLCHHGLRSLQVAKWLQTQGFIKVYNVSGGIHAYALKADQSIPTY; encoded by the exons ATGTTAAGAGGTTCTCATCTCCCACCAAGAGCAATTCCAGCTCTCTGTGCTCTCAGACTATCTCGGATTCCCTATATCCGCCTCTCTTCGCCTCCAAACCTTCGGAAACTCTCAACATTTGCAGCACCATTTCAAACGTGTATACCTCAAACCTTCGCACCCAGTTCGCCTCATCGACCCTTTTTGAGCTTGAAGCGGGTCGTTCCTCTGATGGGTCTTCCATGCCCCAAGGCAACAG CTTCATCTAGTGCTGGGAGTGACTCTGGAGGCAGCCGGGAAATACTGGTGCAGCACTTGCTTGTTAAAGAAGATGACCTTAAGCTTTTGTTGGATCTTCAGCAGAGAATTTCAGGAG GTGAAGACCTTAGTGATCTTGCTGCTGAGCACTCAATTTGCCCATCCAAAGGAGAGGGAGGAATGCTTGGGTGGGTGAAAAAGGGGCAAATG GTGCCTGAGTTTGAGGAGGCTGCATTTAATGCACCTTTAGATAAAGTTGTAAGatgtaaaacaaaatttggatGGCACTTGTTGCAAGTTGTCTCTGAGAG GGAAGAATCCTTGCTTCTAGATATACAACCTGACGAGCTTCATGCAAAGATGCAAGATCCCAATTTCTCAGAAGAGGCACAATTGGTTGATGTTCGAGAACCTGAAGAAGT GGACCAAGCTTCTGTGCCAGGTTTTCAAGTTCTTCCTCTCCGACAATTTGGAAGCTGGGGACCTGAGATAACTACCAAGTTGGATCCTCAAAAGGATACATATGTTCTG TGTCACCATGGCCTGCGGTCGTTACAGGTTGCCAAGTGGTTGCAGACACAG GGTTTTATAAAAGTATATAATGTTTCTGGGGGAATCCATGCATATGCTCTCAAGGCTGATCAGTCCATTCCCACTTATTGA
- the LOC133877486 gene encoding calcium-dependent protein kinase 34-like: protein MGNCCSHGKRNGAPKNRKGESFLENTNNACNGSTPRNSTSHAKPHAPSAAAPGTPTRPSKPAPIGPVLGRPMEDVRSIYSIGKELGRGQFGVTHLCTHKVTGEQFACKTIAKRKLVNKEDIEDVRREVQIMHHLTGQPNIVELKGAYEDKHSVHLVMELCAGGELFDRIIAKGHYTERAAASLLRTIVQIVHTCHSMGVIHRDLKPENFLLLNKDENSPLKATDFGLSVFYKQGELFKDIVGSAYYIAPEVLRRRYGPEVDIWSVGVMLYILLCGVPPFWAESEQGIFNAILRAHVDFTSDPWPSLSPAAKDLVRKMLHSDPKQRLTAFQVLNHPWIKEDGEAPDTPLDNAVLSRLKQFRAMNKFKKVALRVIAGCLSEEEIRGLKEMFKGMDTDNSGTITLEELKQGLAKQGTKLSEYEVKQLMEAADADGNGTIDYGEFITATMHMNRMDREEHLYTAFTFFDKDSSGYITTEELEQALREYGMHDGRDIKEIISEVDGDNDGRINYDEFVAMMRKGNPEANPKKRRDVINL, encoded by the exons ATGGGCAACTGTTGCTCTCATGGCAAGAGAAATGGTGCGCCCAAAAACCGAAAAGGAGAATCCTTCCTAGAAAACACCAACAATGCATGCAACGGCAGCACTCCCAGGAACTCCACCAGCCATGCAAAGCCTCATGCTCCGTCGGCTGCCGCACCCGGCACTCCTACCCGGCCCTCCAAGCCCGCGCCGATCGGCCCCGTATTGGGCAGGCCGATGGAAGACGTCCGGTCGATTTACTCGATCGGAAAAGAGCTCGGCCGGGGCCAGTTCGGGGTCACCCATCTTTGCACCCACAAGGTGACGGGCGAGCAGTTTGCTTGCAAGACCATAGCCAAGCGAAAGCTTGTGAACAAGGAGGACATTGAGGACGTAAGGAGGGAGGTCCAGATCATGCACCACTTGACCGGGCAGCCCAACATTGTGGAGCTCAAGGGCGCGTATGAAGACAAGCACTCGGTCCATCTGGTCATGGAGCTGTGCGCAGGAGGAGAGCTTTTCGATCGGATTATTGCCAAGGGGCATTACACGGAGCGCGCTGCGGCTTCGTTGCTGAGGACGATCGTTCAGATCGTGCACACGTGCCATTCCATGGGAGTCATTCACAGGGACCTCAAGCCTGAGAATTTCCTTTTGCTCAACAAGGATGAGAATTCACCACTCAAGGCTACGGATTTCGGTCTCTCTGTTTTCTACAAACAAG GAGAACTATTTAAAGATATTGTTGGTAGCGCATATTACATTGCACCTGAAGTGTTGAGGAGGAGATATGGACCAGAAGTCGATATTTGGAGTGTTGGGGTCATGTTGTATATTCTTCTATGTGGAGTTCCTCCTTTTTGGGCtg AATCGGAGCAGGGGATATTCAATGCCATCTTACGTGCCCACGTTGATTTTACAAGCGACCCATGGCCCTCGCTTTCACCTGCAGCGAAAGATCTTGTCAGGAAGATGTTGCATTCAGACCCCAAGCAGAGGCTGACAGCCTTCCAAGTTCTCA ATCATCCATGGATTAAGGAGGATGGAGAAGCACCAGATACTCCTCTTGACAACGCAGTGCTGAGTAGGCTCAAACAGTTTAGAGCTATGAATAAGTTCAAGAAAGTTGCTCTTCGG GTGATTGCCGGCTGTTTATCAGAGGAAGAAATCAGGGGGTTGAAAGAGATGTTCAAGGGGATGGATACTGACAACAGTGGAACTATAACACTTGAAGAGCTGAAGCAAGGACTTGCAAAGCAAGGGACAAAGCTGTCTGAATATGAAGTTAAACAATTAATGGAAGCT GCTGATGCTGATGGCAATGGGACTATAGACTATGGTGAGTTCATCACAGCAACGATGCACATGAACCGGATGGATAGAGAGGAGCATCTTTATACTGCCTTCACATTCTTCGATAAGGACAGTAGCGG GTACATTACGACTGAAGAGCTAGAGCAAGCTCTCCGCGAGTATGGCATGCATGATGGAAGGGACATAAAGGAAATAATTTCTGAAGTTGACGGCGATAAC GATGGCCGGATCAACTACGATGAATTTGTTGCGATGATGAGAAAGGGAAACCCAGAAGCAAACCCCAAGAAGCGACGTGATGTAATTAATCTTTGA